The following are encoded in a window of Mycosarcoma maydis chromosome 10, whole genome shotgun sequence genomic DNA:
- a CDS encoding nitrate reductase yields the protein MTISTTSSSTSSKTSSEKGDDLKGFSSSSSPASSRSSSATTPEPSSPTVLAAKTIESIDPFQPRKDYNENVLPAIPATEAVQPLTSDANTPDHWIARDERMIRLTGKHPFNSEAPLSELFSKGFLTPQNLFYVRSHGDTPRVTREQAENWKLKVHGLVEQEVELSIKDLKEKFPTVTLPITLVCAGNRRKEQNMVAKGLGFNWGAAGVSTGLFTGVYLADILDYCKPKNPLLSSFPSYDVAVPGRARHVVFEGADELPKGKYGTSQRLNWALDRCKGMLIAWGLNGEDLSPDHGYPLRLVVPGQIGGRMVKWLERIEVSDRESQHHLHFHDNKVLPTEVTADQARSEMHWWYDPKYIINDLNVNAAICSPDHDQVVNVAEPSTSSPQMLPLEGYAYTGGGRRIHRVEISLDDGHSWKCASIHYPEDLYRMYPIQGHEYFGTLDLSATEMSFSWCFWRLDVDVQADIIAKDVKVISVRALDEGLATMPRDMYWNATSMMNSWWFRVAVHREGENGNQIRFEHPTLAGNAPGGWMQRMNEAGLNPRYPQFGEAKAVESCKTDANTLAAAKEAKVDPKAIMIDPSKADTIITAADLAAHGDGEGPEPWFVVHGHVYDGTGFLKDHPGGDQSIRLVAGEDATEDFMAIHSMDAKKMLRDFHLGRLEKQDAAPPAATTEGEVLDLSKPFLDPKKWRATRLVSKQIISPDARIFRFALGSEDQELGLPVGQHVFVRVRSKNARTGETEMVQRAYTPYSGNTQRGFLDILIKVYFPSDAAATSAPAFEGGKMTMLLEKIDVSSPSDDLTIELKGPLGSFTYLGQQQIRWKPASAVRRVRKLAMIAGGSGITPIWSTLKAIADEVLDASNPSSPALDPIQIWIVYGNRTEQDILIREELERLRVALKGNLKVWHVLSNCTPENEANWSMGRGHITANVLRTHLPPPPAKPASEDELEDTLALVCGPPPMEKAVSDGLKQLGWDLQRCVVFF from the coding sequence ATGACGATCTCCACAACCTCGAGCTCTACATCATCAAAGACATCCTCTGAAAAGGGGGACGACTTGAAAGGTttctcatcgtcgtcatcaccgGCATCCTCGCGATCCTCGTCGGCTACCACACCAGAGCCTTCGAGTCCGACCGTCTTGGCGGCAAAGAccatcgagtcgatcgatcCCTTTCAGCCTCGCAAGGACTACAACGAGAATGTCCTACCCGCCATCCCAGCCACGGAGGCGGTGCAACCATTGACTAGTGACGCCAACACTCCGGATCACTGGATcgctcgagatgagcgcATGATCCGTCTCACTGGCAAACATCCCTTCAACAGCGAAGCACCTCTCTCAGAGCTCTTTTCCAAAGGGTTTCTCACTCCTCAGAACCTCTTTTACGTACGTTCGCACGGTGACACGCCGCGGGTTACTCGTGAGCAAGCTGAAAACTGGAAGCTCAAGGTTCATGGTCTCGTAGAGCAAGAGGTTGAGCTCAGTATCAAGGATCTCAAGGAAAAGTTTCCTACAGTCACCCTCCCCATCACCCTCGTATGTGCCGGTAACAGACGAAAAGAGCAAAACATGGTCGCTAAAGGCCTCGGTTTCAACTGGGGCGCCGCGGGTGTCTCGACGGGTCTATTTACCGGAGTCTACCTCGCCGACATTCTCGATTACTGCAAGCCCAAGAATCCACTTCTCTCTTCTTTCCCTTCATACGATGTGGCTGTGCCTGGTCGGGCCAGACATGTCGTCTTTGAGggcgccgacgagctgccTAAGGGAAAGTACGGCACTTCGCAGCGACTCAACTGGGCGCTCGACAGGTGCAAGGGCATGCTGATCGCTTGGGGTCTCAATGGTGAAGACCTCTCTCCGGATCATGGCTACCCTTTGCGTCTCGTAGTGCCAGGTCAGATCGGTGGCAGAATGGTCAAGtggctcgagcgcatcgaagTTTCGGATCGCGAGAGCCAGCATCATCTGCACTTTCACGACAACAAGGTGCTTCCCACCGAAGTGACCGCCGATCAGGCCAGAAGCGAAATGCACTGGTGGTACGATCCAAAGTACATTATCAACGATCTCAACGTCAATGCTGCCATCTGCTCGCCTGATCATGATCAGGTCGTCAATGTTGCCGAACCATCTACGTCCAGTCCGCAGATGCTCCCTCTTGAAGGCTATGCGTACACGGGCGGTGGCCGTCGTATCCACCGAGTCGAAATCTCACTCGACGATGGTCATAGCTGGAAGTGTGCCTCGATTCACTACCCTGAAGATCTGTACCGCATGTATCCGATCCAGGGGCACGAGTACTTTGGCACGCTGGATCTCAGCGCCACCGAAATGAGCTTCTCCTGGTGCTTCTGGCGTCtcgatgtcgatgtgcAAGCGGACATCATCGCCAAGGATGTCAAGGTGATCTCGGTTCGAGCGCTGGACGAAGGTCTGGCGACTATGCCCCGCGACATGTACTGGAACGCCACTTCGATGATGAACTCATGGTGGTTCCGCGTCGCTGTGCATCGCGAAGGCGAGAACGGCAACCAGATCCGCTTTGAGCATCCGACGCTCGCCGGCAATGCCCCTGGCGGCTGGATGCAGAGGATGAACGAGGCTGGTCTCAACCCTCGCTATCCTCAGTTTGGCGAAGCCAAGGCCGTCGAGTCTTGCAAAACGGATGCGAACACACTAGCCGCGGCCAAGGAAGCCAAAGTGGACCCGAAAGCGATCATGATCGACCCATCCAAAGCTGATACCATAATCACGGCCGCCGATCTGGCTGCTCACGGTGATGGCGAGGGACCTGAGCCGTGGTTTGTCGTCCACGGTCATGTCTATGACGGGACTGGCTTCTTGAAAGACCACCCCGGAGGAGATCAATCGATCCGTCTTGTCGCCGGAGAAGACGCTACCGAAGATTTCATGGCAATCCACTCGATGGACGCCAAAAAGATGCTTCGAGATTTCCACCTCGGTAGACTCGAGAAACAAGATGCAGCGCCTCCTGCAGCCACCACGGAGGGGGAAGTCTTGGATCTCAGCAAGCCGTTCCTCGATCCCAAGAAATGGCGAGCTACACGACTCGTGAGCAAGCAAATCATCTCACCAGATGCGAGGATCTTCCGCTTTGCTCTAGGAAGCGAAGATCAAGAGCTTGGGCTTCCCGTGGGCCAGCACGTCTTCGTGCGTGTGCGTTCGAAAAACGCAAGAACAGGCGAGACAGAGATGGTACAAAGAGCTTACACACCATACAGTGGTAACACACAGCGTGGCTTCTTGGACATCTTGATCAAGGTCTACTTCCCgagcgatgcagctgcTACGTCGGCACCCGCATTCGAAGGAGGaaagatgacgatgcttCTCGAAAAGATCGATGTGTCTTCGCCCTCAGACGATCTGACGATCGAACTCAAGGGACCTCTTGGATCCTTCACCTATcttggtcagcagcagatccGCTGGAAACCCGCCAGCGCGGTGCGTCGCGTTCGCAAGCTCGCCATGATCGCCGGTGGATCGGGCATCACGCCCATCTGGTCGACCCTCAAAGCGATCGCCGACGAAGTGCTCGATGCCTCGAATCCTTCGAGCCCTGCTTTAGACCCCATCCAGATCTGGATCGTGTACGGTAACCGCACGGAACAGGATATCCTGATCCGCGAAGAGCTAGAACGCTTGCGAGTAGCGTTGAAAGGCAATCTTAAAGTCTGGCATGTGCTCAGCAATTGCACTCCTGAAAACGAAGCCAACTGGAGTATGGGCCGCGGCCATATCACTGCCAATGTCCTTAGGACGCAcctgccaccaccaccggcAAAGCCTGCTTCGgaggacgagctcgaggataCTTTGGCGCTGGTCTGCGGTCCCCCTCCGATGGAAAAAGCTGTCTCGGACGGTCTCAAGCAGTTGGGCTGGGACCTGCAACGTTGCGTCGTGTTTTTCTGA
- a CDS encoding uncharacterized protein (related to succinate dehydrogenase [ubiquinone] cytochrome b small subunit, mitochondrial precursor), producing MRAMLPTLQQPLRLSMVARNPQLRMIAGGSRAFQTTSSGKAVAASRQGPYVKGTVNDPTPFPEPNASHGSNHWAFERGLSVALVPLVAAGFAKHGSSAILDGALALSLVVHSHIGFDCIFADYLHKRKFPIAGPLATWSLRAATLATLYGLYEFNTNDVGLTELIAKVWTA from the exons ATGCGCGCAATGCTCCCTACTCTCCAGCAGCCATTGCGGCTCTCGATGGTCGCCCGCAACCCACAGCTGCGCATGATCGCTGGCGGATCGCGAGCCTTCCAGACAACTTCTTCAGGCaaagctgttgctgcttcgAGACAGGGTC CATACGTCAAGGGCACCGTCAACGACCCAACCCCCTTCCCCGAGCCCAACGCTTCACACGGTTCCAACCACTGGGCATTTGAGCGGGGACTCTCTGTTGCGCTCGTTcctctcgtcgctgctggttTCGCCAAGCACGGTTCGTCGGCGATCCTCGACGGCGCGCTCGCACTTTCACTTGTTGTCCACTCTCACATCGGCTTTGATTGCATCTTCGCCGACTACCTGCACAAGCGCAAATTCCCCATCGCCGGCCCTCTCGCAACGTGGTCGCTGCGTGCTGCCACCTTGGCAACCCTTTACGGTCTTTACGAGTTCAACACTA ATGACGTCGGACTCACCGAGTTGATCGCCAAGGTCTGGACTGCTTAA
- a CDS encoding uncharacterized protein (related to SSF1 - Nucleolar protein involved in the assembly of the large ribosomal subunit): MVKRRRKTRTHLKGPNNSAATSTSAPKSFIIRTGKVARSVSSLVQDTRKVMEPNTATRLRERNSNKLKDFISMAGPIGVTHLLIFGQTDAGTNLRILRAPRGPTLTFRVNKYALSKDVQASSRRPAPPGSEFVTPPLLVLNNFGGEERQIKLLVATFQNLFPPIQVQSMKLSQARRIVLLNYNSATGTIDWRHYLISVRPVGVSKSVRRVVEGSRSTSRSSRAKLPDLSSTQDISDYVLGRTTSTSCTNGEFETDASEAESEAEDVADPRNKVHLHDRYVGRGNAANTQKAVRLREIGPRMELKLVKIEEGCNQGAVLFHEYVKKTAHEEAQLQREHMEKLKLQKQRREQQQENVERKKHDKAELRKASRRNAGLGSEDDATDGSHDEQEEENDEEEDEFAYEDQYGDHANDDQIDEDEELFDDAQLSSDNDREQDDDDDDDDDDDNDDPPTWIPSRSASGGYDNPPGVDPHSDDSDLEPIPLGGMQHDYSSAEDWPEYSDDDDTPAPSAATNQSKSTAASKTLSKPKFAAASQRKKSRR, translated from the coding sequence ATGGTGAAACGCCGCAGGAAGACGCGCACCCACCTCAAGGGGCCAAACAACTCGGCTGCCACATCCACCTCTGCGCCGAAATCATTCATCATACGCACCGGCAAAGTAGCACGATCCGTGTCCAGCTTGGTGCAAGACACACGAAAAGTGATGGAGCCCAACACGGCAACGCGACTGCGAGAGCGCAATtcgaacaagctcaaagaTTTTATCAGCATGGCTGGTCCGATTGGCGTTACTCATCTGCTGATCTTCGGTCAGACGGATGCGGGGACGAATCTGCGCATCTTGCGTGCTCCGCGTGGACCGACACTGACGTTCCGGGTGAACAAGTATGCTCTGTCCAAGGACGTTCAGGCGAGCAGTCGTCGACCTGCTCCGCCAGGTAGCGAGTTTGTCACGCCGCCTTTGCTGGTGCTCAACAATTTCGGAGGAGAGGAACGACagatcaagctgctcgtAGCGACATTCCAGAATTTGTTCCCACCGATCCAGGTGCAATCGATGAAACTCagtcaagcacgaagaatCGTTCTGCTCAACTACAACTCGGCCACCGGTACAATCGATTGGAGACACTACCTCATCTCGGTCCGACCCGTCGGTGTATCCAAATCGGTTCGAAGGGTGGTTGAAGGCTCGCGTTCCACCTCGCGCTCTTCGCGCGCCAAGCTGCCGGACCTGTCGTCCACCCAAGACATTTCAGACTATGTGCTTGGTCGAACCACGTCCACCTCTTGCACCAACGGCGAGTTCGAGACCGATGCATCCGAAGCCGAGTCTGAAGCCGAAGACGTCGCTGATCCACGCAACAAGGTTCATCTTCACGACCGCTATGTTGGTCGAGGCAATGCGGCCAACACGCAAAAAGCGGTGCGTCTGCGCGAGATCGGGCCTCGAATGgagctcaagctggtcaagatcgaagAAGGATGCAACCAAGGAGCGGTTCTATTCCACGAGTATGTGAAGAAGACGGCGCacgaggaagcgcaatTGCAACGTGAACACAtggagaagctcaagctgcaaaAGCAGAGGAGGGAGCAACAGCAGGAGAATGTGGAGAGAAAGAAGCACGACAAAGCCGAACTTCGAAAGGCCAGTCGAAGGAATGCTGGACTCGGCTCTGAAGATGACGCCACCGACGGCTCGcatgacgagcaagaggaagaaaatgacgaggaggaagatgagTTTGCGTATGAAGACCAATATGGTGATCACGCAAATGACGACCAGAttgacgaagacgaagaacTATTCGACGATGCTCAACTGTCTTCGGACAACGAccgagagcaagacgacgacgacgacgatgacgacgatgacgacaatgacgatCCACCCACATGGATCCCTTCACGCAGCGCATCAGGCGGCTACGACAATCCTCCTGGCGTCGACCCTCACTCGGACGATTCCGACCTGGAACCCATCCCGTTAGGCGGCATGCAGCACGACTACAGCAGCGCCGAAGACTGGCCCGAATActccgacgacgacgacacaCCAGCAccgtcagcagcaacaaacCAATCCAAGtccaccgccgcctccAAGACTTTGTCCAAACCCAAATTTGCCGCAGCATCACAGCGCAAAAAAAGCCGTCGATGA
- a CDS encoding mRNA splicing protein SYF1 (related to SYF1 - member of the NineTeen Complex involved in splicing), producing MPPKMRSSQENVAVSSDATIQASSASSPLQDAMAAVTSLFPLTSPFPDPAKDDTLIPAADILLEQELLRNPDNFRSWSSYIDHIINTNVVKRPPPDVSLTTYQAALLGPLASSTQRTALRRLTSIYERALAQFPTRYSLWRDYLQNRSRFVLGDPKGGSDAKRKRDLQAAREKLDFGPTLIDSVEDEDFGSAYRGGLDGTVGWQEWKSLAALYERALMWLPTMPRLWLSYLSMFIHPQCPPILSFTHARRTFDRALRTLPGSLHLRVWKVYLKWAERRGGETCLRVWRRYLRVDPSLTERYVSILLAQREDQDEPEGEEEEAEDDAQSDRSRKQSGSKALEASKLLLGLARSAMDGTYVSPEGKSPFQLFVEWLELTEKYPEEIGLDPEEEKKYLQHSVALTSDNGMTNARRAPRHIQGKGTAAREIAKASSSKHPETDALDPTRLNVTAIIQKDGLDKFSDQSGRLWTGLATYWIKRGEFDVARDTFEAGIQTVKTVRDFTQIFDAYAETSENVIAFMMDELTEEGGDEEADAEDQEETREDKEAELDRRMQEFEELIERRPLLVNDVLLRRNPDDVQEWEKRVMLYGDNDEKIIETYREAIQKINPRKATPNFHQLFLNFAQFYEYGGSAGLAKRMAEGVEGQEEEEQAEQVEGDLESARKIFEKAITIPFRRVDDLAEIWCEWAEMELRHSNYDEAIRTMARSVAPPRNTKGIQYHDDTLPPQTRLFKSLKLWSFYVDLEESLGDVESTKRVYEKMLELKIASAQIIINYAAFLEDNKYFEESFKVFERGVELFSYPVAFEIWNVYLSKFVKRYGGAKLERARDLFEQALDKCPARFCKPLMLMYGQLEEEHGLVKRAMKIYERATRAVSTDDRFDMYVFYIAKAAATFGLAATRPIYERAIESLPDRQTAEMCLRFAALERKLGEIDRARVIYAHASQFCDPRTQTDFWKEWNQFEIETGSEDTFREMLRIKRSVQAQFNTDVSYIAASALASAQQNQAQRGAQGSSNGHVREDDVDASDPMARVEAASRSAGARQTAFVAASTAASGARSADTTIGDVAKNDEVVGGDDQDDQDLL from the coding sequence ATGCCGCCAAAGATGCGGTCCAGCCAAGAAAATGTGGCTGTGTCGTCGGATGCCACAATCCAAGCATCTTCTGCATCTTCACCACTTCAAGATGCCATGGCAGCCGTGACGTCGCTTTTCCCGCTCACCTCACCCTTTCCTGATCCAGCTAAGGATGACACGCTCATACCCGCCGCCGATattctgctcgagcaggagcTGCTTCGTAATCCGGACAACTTTCGCTCGTGGTCCTCCTACATTGATCACATCATCAATACCAACGTCGTCAAACGTCCACCACCAGACGTATCTCTCACCACCTATCAGGCTGCACTTTTAGGGCCTCTTGCTAGCAGTACGCAGCGCACAGCGTTGCGGCGTCTCACGAGTATCTACGAGCGTGCACTAGCTCAGTTCCCAACACGCTACTCGCTTTGGCGCGACTACCTGCAGAATCGCTCACGCTTCGTACTGGGCGATCCAAAAGGCGGCTCCGATGCCAAGCGCAAACGCGATCTGCAGGCTGCTCGCGAGAAGCTTGACTTTGGTCCAACATTGATTGACTCGgtggaagacgaagacTTCGGGTCGGCCTACAGGGGTGGTCTCGACGGCACCGTTGGCTGGCAAGAGTGGAAGAGCTTGGCCGCACTTTATGAGCGCGCTCTCATGTGGCTTCCTACCATGCCACGACTGTGGCTTAGCTATCTATCCATGTTCATCCATCCACAATGCCCTCCGATCCTTTCATTCACCCACGCACGCCGCACGTTTGATCGCGCATTAAGGACCTTGCCTGGATCGCTGCATCTCAGAGTATGGAAGGTGTACCTCAAGTGGGCAGAACGCCGCGGCGGAGAAACGTGCCTAAGAGTATGGCGACGCTACCTCCGAGTCGACCCTTCGTTGACAGAACGGTACGTGTCCATCCTCCTGGCGCAAAGAGAGGATCAAGATGAGCCAGAAGgtgaagaggaggaagcggagGACGATGCGCAAAGTGACCGCTCAAGGAAGCAATCTGGCTCCAAGGCACTCGAGGCATCCAAACTTCTCCTCGGgctcgctcgaagcgcCATGGATGGGACGTACGTGAGCCCAGAAGGCAAAAGTCCATTTCAACTCTTTGTTGAATGGCTCGAACTAACCGAAAAGTACCCGGAGGAGATCGGCCTGGATCCGGAAGAGGAAAAGAAATACCTACAGCATAGCGTTGCTTTGACATCAGACAATGGCATGACAAATGCTCGGCGGGCGCCAAGACACATTCAGGGCAAAGGGACAGCAGCTCGTGAGATTGCAaaagcatcgtcgagcaagcatCCTGAGACGGACGCTCTTGATCCTACCCGACTCAACGTGACGGCTATTATTCAGAAAGATGGCCTGGATAAATTCTCAGATCAGTCCGGTCGGCTTTGGACGGGACTGGCTACCTACTGGATCAAACGCGGCGAGTTTGATGTGGCACGCGACACGTTTGAAGCTGGTATCCAAACAGTCAAGACGGTTCGCGACTTTACCCAGATCTTTGATGCCTATGCAGAAACGAGCGAAAACGTGATTGCGTTCATGATGGACGAGCTGACAGAAGAGGGtggcgacgaggaagcCGATGCGGAAGACCAAGAGGAGACCAGGGAAGACAAggaagccgagctggaCCGACGCATGCAAGAGTTTGAAGAGCTCATCGAACGTCGACCCTTGCTGGTCAACGACGTTTTGCTGCGACGCAATCCAGACGATGTGCAAGAATGGGAGAAGCGCGTGATGCTGTATGGCGACAACGACGAAAAAATCATAGAGACGTATCGCGAGGCGATCCAAAAGATCAATCCACGCAAAGCCACGCCTAACTTCCACCAGCTGTTCCTCAACTTTGCCCAATTCTATGAATACGGAGGATCAGCAGGCCTGGCTAAGCGGATGGCCGAAGGCGTCGAGGGCcaggaggaagaagagcaagcgGAGCAAGTGGAGGGCGATCTCGAATCGGCACGCAAGATCTTTGAAAAGGCGATCACAATACCTTTTCGTCGCGTGGACGACCTGGCCGAGATCTGGTGCGAATGGGCGGAAATGGAGCTGAGGCACTCGAACTACGACGAGGCAATCCGCACCATGGCGCGCAGCGTCGCACCACCTCGCAACACCAAAGGCATCCAGTACCACGACGATACGCTCCCCCCTCAAACACGGCTGTTCAAGTCGCTCAAGCTGTGGAGCTTCTACGTTGATCTGGAAGAGTCATTGGGAGACGTGGAGAGCACCAAGCGTGTTTACGAaaagatgctcgagctcaagattGCCAGTGCACAAATCATCATCAACTACGCCGCCTTTCTGGAGGACAACAAGTACTTTGAGGAGAGCTTCAAGGTGTTTGAAcgcggcgtcgagctgttcaGCTATCCTGTTGCTTTCGAGATCTGGAACGTTTACCTCAGCAAGTTTGTCAAGCGATACGGCGGGGCCAAGCTGGAACGTGCACGTGATCTGTTCGAGCAAGCGCTGGACAAGTGTCCTGCGCGCTTCTGTAAGCCGCTGATGCTCATGTATGGACAActggaggaggagcatGGCTTGGTCAAAAGAGCGATGAAGATCTACGAACGCGCTACGCGAGCCGTTTCGACCGACGACCGGTTCGACATGTACGTCTTCTACATTGCCAAAGCGGCGGCCACGTTTGGGCTCGCAGCTACGCGACCGATCTACGAAAGAgcgatcgagtcgctgcCGGATCGGCAGACTGCCGAGATGTGCTTACGATTTGCCGCACTGGAGCGTAAGCTGGGCGAAATCGATCGGGCACGAGTGATTTATGCACACGCCTCGCAGTTTTGCGATCCACGCACACAGACCGACTTCTGGAAGGAGTGGAACCAGTTTGAGATCGAAACAGGATCCGAAGACACTTTCCGAGAAATGCTTCGGATCAAGCGCTCGGTGCAGGCACAGTTCAACACGGATGTCTCGTACATTGCTGCTTCGGCTCTGGCGTCAGCGCAGCAGAACCAAGCACAGCGTGGCGCACAGGGCTCAAGCAATGGACATGTGAGAGAGGATGATGTGGATGCTAGCGATCCAATGGCAAGAGTCGAAGCCGCCTCAAGATCAGCAGGCGCACGCCAGACTGCATTCGTTGCAGCCAGCACCGCAGCCAGCGGCGCTCGTTCTGCTGACACGACGATTGGCGACGTTGCAAAGAACGACGAGGTAGTTGGCGGcgatgaccaagacgatcaagacctTCTGTAG
- a CDS encoding 60S ribosomal protein uL3 yields the protein MSHCKFEHPRHGSLGFLPRKRAARHRGKVKAFPKDDPKKPVHLTAMIGYKAGMTHIVRDLDRPGSKMHKKEIVEAVTVIETPPMVAVGVVGYVETPRGLRSLTTVWAEHLSDEVKRRFYKNWYRSKKKAFTRYAKKHSENNGASISRELERIKKYCTVVRVLAHTQVRKTGLKQKKAHLMEVQINGGSVAEKVDFAKEHFEKTFDVKSVFEQNEIIDVIAVTKGHGYEGVTARWGTKKLPRKTHRGLRKIACIGAWHPANVMFTVARSGQDGYHHRTEIGKKIYRISNGEDKTSGSTDFDTTEKAITPLGGFPHYGLVKNDFVMIKGSCPGVKKRVLTLRKSLQVHTSRRALENVSLKWISTSSTMGKGVFQTPAEKDAFLGQRKIRAPVA from the exons ATGTCCCACTGCAAG TTCGAGCACCCACGACACGGTTCGTTGGGATTCCTTCCCCGCAAGCGTGCTGCCCGTCACCGCGGAAAGGTCAAGGC TTTCCCCAAGGATGACCCCAAGAAGCCTGTCCACCTTACCGCCATGATCGGCTACAAGGCCGGCATGACCCACATTGTTCGTGACCTTGACCGTCCCGGTTCCAAGATGCACAAGAAGGAGATTGTTGAGGCCGTCACTGTCATTGAGACTCCCCCCATGGTTGCCGTCGGTGTTGTTGGCTACGTCGAGACCCCCCGTGGTCTTCGCTCGCTCACCACCGTCTGGGCCGAGCACCTTTCGGACGAGGTCAAGCGTCGCTTCTACAAGAACTGGTACcgcagcaagaagaaggcttTCACCCGCTATGCCAAGAAGCACTCCGAGAACAACGgcgcctcgatctcgcgcgagctcgagcgcatcaaGAAGTACTGCACTGTTGTCCGTGTCCTCGCCCACACTCAGGTGCGCAAGACTGGCCTCAAGCAGAAGAAGGCGCACCTCATGGAGGTGCAGATCAACGGTGGCTCCGTCGCCGAGAAGGTCGACTTCGCCAAGGAGCACTTTGAGAAGACCTTTGATGTCAAGTCGGTCTTTGAGCAGAacgagatcatcgacgTGATCGCCGTCACCAAGGGTCACGGTTACGAGGGTGTTACCGCCCGTTGGGGTACCAAGAAGCTTCCACGCAAGACCCACCGTGGTCTTCGTAAGATCGCCTGTATCGGTGCCTGGCACCCGGCCAACGTCATGTTCACCGTTGCTCGTTCGGGTCAGGACGGTTACCACCACCGTACCGAGATCGGCAAGAAGATCTACCGCATTTCGAACGGCGAGGACAAGACCTCGGGATCGACCGACTTTGACACGACTGAGAAGGCCATCACTCCTCTCGGTGGCTTCCCCCACTACGGTCTGGTCAAGAACGACTTTGTCATGATCAAGGGTTCGTGCCCCGGTGTTAAGAAGCGTGTCCTCACTCTGCGCAAGTCGCTCCAGGTGCACACCTCGCGCCGTGCTCTCGAGAACGTCTCGCTCAAGTggatctcgacctcgtcgaccaTGGGTAAGGGTGTCTTCCAGACCCCCGCCGAGAAGGACGCCTTCCTCGGCCAGCGCAAGATCAGGGCTCCCGTTGCCTAA